DNA from Ancylothrix sp. D3o:
CAAAATCCGAAATACCTGCTGATCAGTCACTTCTAAATAATAAGACTCTGCCAAACCACGACGCAAAAGAGCATTATTAATAGCTTTTGCTGAATCTCTTATTACTTCAGGACGTTTTGCTTGCGTAATTTGGCCGGTGCGAATTCGATAATAATAAAGCGGTTTTTGCAGATGTTTAATTTCGGCAATTTCCGAAACTTTCAAACAAAAATCATAATCTTCTGCTGTTTCAAAATCTGGCGAAATTCCCCCAACTGCTTCAAATACCGGCCGGCGAAATAATCGAAAATGAAAAACCATCAAATCTACTAACAATTTGTCACGACTATAAGGAATTTTACAGCGCTCATCTAAACCGCGATTATTGCCTTGAGAATCAATTAGAAACCGGTCAGTATAAACCAAACCATAATTCGGATTTTTATCTAAAAAATCCACCGTTTCTTCTAAAGCTGCCGGTGCAAGCAAATCATCAGAATCAACTGAACCAAGATAGTAACCCCGACACAAGGCATAGCCTGCACGCAAAGCCGAATTAAACCCCTGATGAGCAGCCGAATAAAAACGAATACGCGCATCTTTTGCTGCCCAACTTTGGGCAATCATAACTGACGCATCCGTTGAGCCATCATCCCAAATAATTAACTCCCAATCTTCATAAGTTTGAGCCACAACAGAAGCAATAGCTTTATCTAAATAGGGCTTGCTGAATCAGTGAGAAAAGTAAACAGTGTAGGGATTTTCCGACCAAAAAAGTAGTAAGGGTGCAAGAAA
Protein-coding regions in this window:
- a CDS encoding glycosyltransferase, translated to MAQTYEDWELIIWDDGSTDASVMIAQSWAAKDARIRFYSAAHQGFNSALRAGYALCRGYYLGSVDSDDLLAPAALEETVDFLDKNPNYGLVYTDRFLIDSQGNNRGLDERCKIPYSRDKLLVDLMVFHFRLFRRPVFEAVGGISPDFETAEDYDFCLKVSEIAEIKHLQKPLYYYRIRTGQITQAKRPEVIRDSAKAINNALLRRGLAESYYLEVTDQQVFRILRRQDKVAG